The Treponema medium genome has a window encoding:
- a CDS encoding ISAs1 family transposase, translating to MRWEELEDALEVLQSEREYDGYFCSIKDAVIIVILGSLCDLKSVKKIHAWATSEHVKVFLEKEFGIKRIPCYWWLLSLLAMVSPESLNRCMKNWVSSLVPHLAEKLEAEEEEQNKKKKKSLTIAIDGKEIRSTGKMKKYDSPLHIVSAQIGELGLTLAQETVQSKSNEIPAVQELIKTLEIEGCMVVADALNCQIQTAQAIIDAKADYLLSAKGNQKELMNDIAAYVQDEKLRSTMDSVTQTEKGHGRIETRSAYTTDDVEWQPGGRVWPAVKCIGVVHTRFETDKGVTEQWHYYISSKVLSAEELLHHARTEWSVESMHWLLDVHFDEDKCRIQSKNIQQNLNMLHKVALNIVRIYKRETQSKLALNGIMFRALMNPHDLLPLLDKN from the coding sequence ATGAGGTGGGAAGAATTAGAAGATGCACTTGAAGTGCTTCAAAGCGAGCGGGAGTACGACGGATATTTTTGCAGCATAAAAGATGCGGTTATCATCGTTATTTTGGGAAGCCTCTGCGATCTGAAAAGCGTAAAGAAAATACATGCGTGGGCAACGAGTGAGCATGTAAAAGTGTTTCTTGAAAAAGAATTCGGTATAAAAAGAATACCGTGTTACTGGTGGCTGTTAAGTCTTTTGGCAATGGTAAGCCCTGAATCACTTAATCGGTGTATGAAAAACTGGGTAAGCTCATTGGTACCGCATCTTGCGGAAAAGCTTGAAGCGGAAGAAGAAGAGCAAAATAAGAAGAAGAAAAAAAGCTTGACGATTGCAATAGACGGGAAAGAAATCCGCTCGACAGGGAAAATGAAGAAGTATGACAGTCCGTTACACATTGTCAGCGCGCAGATAGGCGAACTAGGGCTCACTCTTGCGCAGGAAACAGTGCAATCAAAGAGTAACGAGATACCGGCGGTACAAGAGCTGATAAAGACACTTGAGATAGAAGGATGCATGGTAGTTGCCGATGCTTTAAACTGTCAAATACAGACTGCACAGGCAATTATCGATGCAAAAGCCGACTATTTATTAAGTGCGAAAGGTAATCAGAAAGAGTTGATGAACGATATAGCAGCGTATGTCCAAGATGAAAAACTACGTTCAACGATGGATAGCGTTACCCAAACGGAAAAAGGACACGGACGGATAGAAACGAGAAGTGCGTATACTACTGATGATGTTGAATGGCAGCCGGGAGGCAGGGTATGGCCGGCTGTTAAATGCATTGGAGTGGTGCATACACGATTTGAGACAGACAAAGGGGTAACGGAGCAATGGCACTATTATATTTCAAGTAAAGTGTTGAGTGCCGAGGAGCTTTTACATCATGCGAGAACTGAATGGTCGGTAGAATCGATGCACTGGTTGCTTGATGTTCATTTTGACGAAGATAAATGCAGGATTCAGAGTAAGAATATACAGCAGAATCTGAATATGCTCCATAAAGTAGCGCTTAATATCGTGCGCATATACAAGCGGGAAACTCAATCAAAACTGGCTTTGAACGGTATTATGTTCCGCGCGCTTATGAATCCTCACGACTTATTACCGCTTTTAGACAAAAATTGA
- a CDS encoding glycosyltransferase family 2 protein gives MNLISRCAARFRRPAQHKPLVSLCVPVYGTEGLVGRFLDSVLQQADAPLFETIIVNDGSPGTKELRSIVKIYTKRFKAQGVPFVFLEHSKNLGTLEARRTAVTAASGKYLAFADPDDELPPSALRTLYDAACASGADIVHGKAAVPDTEGEPEARTVTFKRRAQNVYEGILTGEEILRKCILKNAYSSFVWGKLFQTALVQKAYSEIPFTYCTMAEDMLLYFFIALHADKYLGIPDTVYNYRINTGISSRRQITDLTEWQKVCSVTSVFTIIFLYLKEHPSIGSDIREAVQDLGRAHYADNLKQLEVCVVPSLQAEARAMLDEWWGDY, from the coding sequence ATGAACTTGATTTCACGCTGTGCAGCTCGCTTCCGGCGTCCTGCGCAGCACAAGCCGCTTGTCAGTCTCTGCGTTCCTGTGTACGGGACAGAGGGGCTTGTCGGGCGGTTTTTAGACAGTGTGTTGCAGCAGGCGGATGCACCGCTTTTTGAAACTATCATCGTAAACGACGGCAGCCCCGGCACAAAAGAACTGCGGAGTATTGTTAAAATATACACAAAGCGGTTTAAAGCGCAGGGGGTGCCGTTCGTATTTTTGGAACATAGTAAAAACCTCGGTACGCTCGAAGCGCGCCGGACAGCGGTTACTGCGGCATCGGGGAAATACCTTGCCTTTGCCGACCCTGACGATGAACTGCCGCCCAGTGCTCTCCGTACCTTATACGATGCTGCCTGTGCCTCCGGCGCGGACATTGTACATGGAAAGGCTGCGGTACCGGATACGGAAGGAGAACCGGAAGCGCGCACAGTAACTTTTAAGCGAAGAGCGCAAAACGTATACGAAGGTATTCTAACCGGCGAAGAAATTCTCCGTAAATGTATTCTTAAAAATGCATATAGCAGCTTTGTGTGGGGTAAGCTTTTTCAAACAGCCCTTGTTCAAAAAGCATATAGCGAAATTCCGTTTACCTACTGTACAATGGCGGAAGATATGCTGCTCTACTTTTTTATCGCTTTACATGCCGATAAATATCTCGGTATCCCCGATACCGTATACAACTACCGCATCAATACCGGCATATCTTCCCGCCGTCAAATCACCGATCTTACCGAATGGCAAAAGGTATGTTCCGTTACTTCGGTTTTTACTATCATTTTTTTGTATTTGAAAGAACACCCCTCTATCGGCAGCGATATCCGCGAAGCCGTACAGGATTTAGGCCGTGCGCACTATGCCGATAATCTCAAACAGCTGGAAGTTTGCGTAGTTCCTTCATTACAGGCGGAAGCGCGGGCAATGCTGGATGAATGGTGGGGGGATTATTGA
- a CDS encoding YebC/PmpR family DNA-binding transcriptional regulator, which yields MSGHSKWATIKHAKGAADAKRGQMFTKFIKEISIAARMGGGDPNGNPRLRTAILKARAANMPKDNIERAIKKGTGELGGASYEELLYEGYAPGGVAVLVEVLTDNKNRAAANVRNLFSKNGGNLGATGSVAYMFNRKGVIEYDAEAVSEEKLMEEALEAGAEDIQTEGGIITVTTDPNDFASVLEALQEKGFESVSAEISMVPATYMSLEAETIRKVLKMVERLEEDDDVQNVYTNLDIPDDFEPEE from the coding sequence ATGTCTGGACATAGTAAATGGGCTACAATTAAACACGCAAAAGGGGCAGCTGACGCAAAGCGCGGTCAGATGTTTACAAAGTTTATTAAAGAAATTTCTATAGCTGCACGTATGGGCGGCGGGGATCCGAACGGTAACCCCCGGTTAAGAACTGCAATATTAAAAGCACGCGCGGCTAACATGCCGAAAGATAATATTGAACGAGCTATTAAGAAAGGCACCGGTGAATTAGGTGGTGCAAGCTACGAAGAGTTGTTATATGAAGGCTATGCGCCGGGCGGAGTTGCGGTATTGGTAGAAGTGCTGACCGACAATAAAAATCGGGCGGCAGCCAATGTGCGAAACCTTTTTTCCAAAAACGGCGGTAATCTCGGTGCAACCGGTTCGGTAGCGTATATGTTTAACCGCAAAGGCGTTATAGAGTATGATGCTGAAGCTGTCAGCGAAGAGAAATTGATGGAAGAAGCTTTGGAAGCCGGTGCGGAAGATATTCAGACCGAAGGCGGTATTATCACCGTAACAACTGATCCCAACGACTTTGCTTCCGTGCTTGAAGCCTTACAGGAAAAAGGCTTTGAATCCGTTTCTGCAGAAATTTCTATGGTTCCCGCAACGTATATGAGTTTGGAAGCAGAAACAATCCGTAAAGTGTTAAAAATGGTTGAACGTCTCGAAGAAGATGACGATGTCCAGAACGTATACACAAACCTCGATATTCCCGATGATTTTGAACCTGAGGAATAA